One window from the genome of Bacteroidales bacterium encodes:
- a CDS encoding GIY-YIG nuclease family protein — MKGYMYILLCSNGKYYTGSTKDLEKRWQEHLSGNGANFTKKYPPVKLVYYEEYDRIDNAFYREKQVQGWGRKKKEALINGNFDDLPQLAKKVFLKNSLSSIRLLRNHNKSLSSVQLLRNHSESDEENGALSVSDNGGNVSKRPNEKIKNIEQTK, encoded by the coding sequence AAGGATACATGTACATACTGCTTTGTTCTAACGGAAAATATTACACCGGAAGTACCAAAGACCTCGAAAAACGCTGGCAGGAACATCTGAGTGGAAATGGAGCAAACTTTACAAAAAAATATCCTCCTGTAAAACTGGTTTATTACGAGGAATATGACAGGATTGATAACGCTTTCTATCGTGAAAAACAGGTTCAGGGCTGGGGCAGGAAAAAGAAAGAGGCGTTGATTAACGGCAACTTTGATGATTTACCTCAACTGGCTAAAAAAGTATTTCTGAAAAATTCGCTCTCTTCGATACGATTGCTGCGCAATCACAACAAATCGCTCTCTTCGGTACAATTGCTGCGCAATCACTCAGAGAGCGATGAAGAAAACGGGGCGTTGAGTGTTTCCGACAACGGAGGAAACGTATCGAAACGCCCCAATGAAAAGATAAAAAATATTGAACAAACTAAATAA